Part of the Listeria innocua genome is shown below.
CAGAAGCTGCTGATACAGAGAAGTTTAATTTTGCTGTTGTTAAATCTTCTGGATCCATTTCAATATCTGCTGTGAAATCGCTAAATGCACCTTTTACTTTTGATACCATCATGTGTTTTACTTGAAATTCGATTGAACTATGCGCTGGGTCTACGTTCCATTTTTCTACTGTCATTTTTTCATTCCTCCAAATATGTTTTTTTATAAAAGCATTCTCTTATAATCTAGCCTAAATTGTTTGATATTAAACCTTAGAAAAAATACTTTTACACGTTAGAAAAGCAATTGCTTAACTGTTTATAAGTAAACTATATCATACTTACTTTTAATAAGCAACTATAAAAACGTATTATAAATATATTTTTTTCGTAAATATGATTGAGTTTTTCTAATAAAGTGCGTAGAATAGGTGGTAAGAGGAGGTTGAATGATGGAAAAAATTAATACAGATACAGAAAATATTAGTGAATTATTAAAAACTTATTGGTCAATACAGCGGATTTCAGCGGGATATGCCGATCAAAATGCGGCTAGCTTAGGACTAACAATTCAGCAACTTGCGATGATTAATGTGATTTATAGCACACCTGGCATTTCGGTAGCGGATTTAACGAAACGATTAATAATTACTGGAAGTTCTGCCGCGGCTAATGTGGACGGGTTAATTAGCTTAGGCCTTGTTGTAAAATTAAACAAAACAATCCCAACTGATAATATGGATTTAACACTAAAGCTTTCAAAAAAAGGAGAAGACTTATCCAAGCGCTCCACTGCAAACGCTTTTATGT
Proteins encoded:
- a CDS encoding MarR family winged helix-turn-helix transcriptional regulator, whose translation is MEKINTDTENISELLKTYWSIQRISAGYADQNAASLGLTIQQLAMINVIYSTPGISVADLTKRLIITGSSAAANVDGLISLGLVVKLNKTIPTDNMDLTLKLSKKGEDLSKRSTANAFMYKAMMKVFENLTEEEIEGLIRLNKKVETLLKKSK